The Eubalaena glacialis isolate mEubGla1 chromosome 5, mEubGla1.1.hap2.+ XY, whole genome shotgun sequence genomic sequence AGATGTTGCTGAGAGGGGAAAAGGAATTGAAAATAGAACACGATGCGAAAAAAATCTTGGCTTAAGATTTCTCCATAGCCTGATGCCaatctttgttttttcctcactAGGTAGGACTCCCCTACTCAATTTTTACTTCCCTCTGACCTGTACCTTTCTCATTTCCAGATCCAATGCGAATGCCAGACCTCCAGTGCTGTTAGGTATAAAAGTGTCCTGGGAACAATCACCACTCTGGCAAAAACAAGAGGGCCAATGAAACTCTACAGCGGGCTGCCTGCTGGTCTCCAGAGACAAATAAGCTTTGCCTCTCTTAGGATCAGCATCTATGAAAGCATCCAGGAGTTCTTCACCACAGGGAAAGAAAGTAAGTAGGGAGCGTTCCCGGGAGGGGAAGAAGTCAGAGAGACATGTCCTGGGCCCAGCTCTGGCCAAAAAAAGGTTACACACAGGGTGGTGGTCTTCATAACACATTGGCAAGCAAACATCAAGGTTTGAACACATGGGGCAGAGAGGGAAGACATGTTGGTGAGGAGGAAGAGGTGAAGCCAGAAAGGCAGGAAAGGGCCAGATCACAAGAGACCTTGCAGGCCATGCTAAGGAGCTTGGATTTTATCTTTAAAGTGATGGGAAGTCATTGAAAAATGATAAGCAAGGGAGTAACACaaacaatttatattttcaaaagatcACTTTGGCAGCAGTATAAAAGATATatagaagaaggggaagaaaggggtAAATTAGAAAGTAAGAAATGATCAGGGTATGATAAAGCAACAGTCAATCAGAAAGATTTTGGAAGTGTAATTGGCAACTTGGTGGAAAACTGGAAGTAAGGtgtaaaggaaaggagggaatgtAAGGTGACTTCCAAGTTTCCAGCTAAAGATACCATTCATTGAAGGAGGGAATATAGAAACCGCCTTAAGGGGGAAGGTAAGAAATTCAGGTTAGGATGTGTCGACAGGTAATGGCCAGTCTGCACAAGAGCTTAGGAGAAACACCTGGGTTACATTTCACGGAGTCACGGGAGAAAGTATCAGTAGGGCCAAACAGAGCAGAGAGATCTAGTGTGGGAAGGAGTGATCAATGTACCTAATAATAGAAGCTCATGGGTTTCCTTGGCAAAATCATCATGAGCAGAGTAGTGGAGGTGGCAGCTAGATTGCAGAGGATTGAGAAGATGGGCCGTAAGCGAAGACAAAGAATATGGCCTCGCTCCCAAGGAGCTTGATGGGGAAATGAAAAGGGGTTAGGAGCATAGGATGAGTGCattaaaataagattataaatGTGGGCCAAAAGTGAAGGGAATTGTGATCATATGATCTTGCCACTTAAAAGATGGTTATTAGTAAATGCTCAGCTCCTAGCCAAGCATAATGAAAAAGGAGTACAACCATACAGTAATGAAAAGAATTGCTGTATTTTCCATATGCAAGACACTGGGTTAAGTGCTGTACTGATATTATTTTAACTCACACAATGACTctttgaggtagatactattacctctatacagattaggaaacagaaTTAGAGACTGAGAAAGTCCTTGATGAATAAATGTGATTGATGCAtactttatatttaattataggaATAGGCATGAGGCTCTAAGACTATTTGTAGTTTTATTAAATGATATCTGTCTTGAGTAacctaatttttcaaaatttccaattaaaaatcactttatcAGCTTCTTTCTTCTTATCTGTGTCCCTTTTGTAGTCTGTTGTAGCCTGACACCACTTGATGTCCCAAACTGGGGCAGTTTGTCCACTGGGCTTTTCCTAAGATCCCTAAGCCCAATAATTAACATTCTCATTGATGGAAGGAAGACTAAGCATCACTGGTGACTGGTCCCCCCACCCAGTTGGGAAATACTGAAAAATAGAGCTAAATATAGGAAAGAACTAAGCAAAATATAGGAAGGAACTAAGCTACTGTTTAAATAGGCATTGTGTTCTTTttccttgaaatttaaaaaaaatttcagtcaACTTTGAAGTCCTCTAGCCCTACTATGATTTAGTACATACTTAGTACATGATCAACACATGCACAAGCATTAGGGAAGTACAAAAGATATAATGACACAATAGTATtaaccattaaaaattaaaaagacatataGATGCATTCtgggtcttgattttttttctttctttcttgacacatcttttttttttctctggatAATAACGGCTAGTTTAGGAAGCAGGGTCTCAGCGGGCCTAACGAATGGCGGCGTGGCCGTGTTCATTGGGCAACCCACAGAGGTAGTGAAGATCAGACTTCAAGTGCCAAGCGGTCTACATGGTCCCAAACCTCGCTACACTGGGACTTACAATGCTTACAGAATTATAGCAACAACAGAAGGCTTGACGGGGCTTTGGAAAGGTAACTCACTTCAAGGTGGATTTTGTCATCATTAAAACATATATATCCAATTAGCACCTTATCGTATAATGGAGCTATTCAATACTTTCTTTTCCTCCAGGTTCTACTCCGAATCTGACAAGAATTGTCATCATCAGCTGTACAGAGCTAGTAACGTATGACCTAATGAAGGAGGCCCTTGTGAAAAACAATTAACAGgtaactttcttttttacatGGCAGGTCTGCACATTTATAATTTCATCGTGGAGTTTCTCCAGCCATATTATACTGAATCCCTTAATTGtaacaattttctcttttaaaaaaataagcacttTTGAACAATAGATATACTATAACCAAAACCCTAAGTTTTAGAAGTTTTGttgcaacagttttttttttttttggcaaaaaaaCTAAGATGCAACTGTATTCTTACATCAGCATTATTCTCATTTAATACTAATATATGGACTTCTGTCAGCATCTTATTCTTATAAAGCAGAATTCAGGAAATGACTCACCCTCCACTATATCCAGATGAGCTAGTTAAATAAGGAGCTTCTTGGTGGTTTCATCCAAAAAGTAGAACCATTGGATAGGTTcctaaaaatattattctaacAGGTTCTGGAGACATTGAAATCCTCCTTGGACAATGactttaattcaataaaaaagtacTAGATGCCTATATATCAGGCATTATGCCATACCTTAAGGACACAGAGAAAGGTGGCAGGTTATTTTCCTAAAGCACCTACAATCCACTATGCCATTTACTATTTGCCAACTTTTTCTAATGTGAGTATAACCTTccttactgtattttatttatttatttatttttaatgcgctctctctctctctctctctttttaaataatttatttatttatttatttatttatttatttttggctgcgttgggtcttcgttgctgcgcgcgggctttctctagttgcggcgatcgggggctattcttcattgcgatgtgcgggcttctcactgcggtggcttctcttgttgcggagcacgggctctaggtgcgcaggcttcagtagtcgtggcatgtgggctcagtagttgtggctcgtgggcttagttgctctgtggcatgtgggatcttcctggaccagggcttgaacccgtgtcccctgccttggcaggcagagtcttaagcactgcctcaccagggaagtccactgttttttctttatttataagaaATCCACATTGACCTCCTGCTATCAACAGGTTTACAAGGATCTGATAGATAACTAAAAGTCTGGGGTTGACCTGTCTCACTGACCCATTTCAGATGATGTGCCCTGTCACTTTGTGTCCGCTGTTATCGCTGGATTTTGCACAATGGTTCTGTCCTCTCCAGTGGATGTGGTGAAAACCAGATCTGTTAACTGTCTACCGGGACGGTACACAAGTGTGTCCGACTGCGCAATGATGATGCTCACTAAGGAAGGACCATCGGCTTTTTTCAAAGGGTAGGATGTGGTCTTCTGTACCTGTAATGTTGTGTTCAGGGTATCTGTGTGCTATGGAACGCTATCTCATCTAAACAATTGACAGTTAGCTGACCAGCCTTAGAATGTGCAGTATACTTAGTGTCTACTTTTCTTTGCCATAAATTTCTCCAATCCACCAATTCCACTGTGCCAGAAAATTTGAATCTGTGATAGTAAAATTTTCTCAAGCTTGATCAGAGGCTCATTCAAAACCAGCAACCTCTCCCTTGGTCTCAATCTATTGGAAATGTAGACAGTATTTTGCCTTCTCTGGG encodes the following:
- the UCP1 gene encoding mitochondrial brown fat uncoupling protein 1 isoform X4, with amino-acid sequence MVGLTASDVPPTMAVTIFSAGVAAGVADVITFPLDTAKVRLQIQCECQTSSAVRYKSVLGTITTLAKTRGPMKLYSGLPAGLQRQISFASLRISIYESIQEFFTTGKESNLGSRVSAGLTNGGVAVFIGQPTEVVKIRLQVPSGLHGPKPRYTGTYNAYRIIATTEGLTGLWKDDVPCHFVSAVIAGFCTMVLSSPVDVVKTRSVNCLPGRYTSVSDCAMMMLTKEGPSAFFKGFVPSFL
- the UCP1 gene encoding mitochondrial brown fat uncoupling protein 1 isoform X2; its protein translation is MVGLTASDVPPTMAVTIFSAGVAAGVADVITFPLDTAKVRLQIQCECQTSSAVRYKSVLGTITTLAKTRGPMKLYSGLPAGLQRQISFASLRISIYESIQEFFTTGKEKTPGLGSRVSAGLTNGGVAVFIGQPTEVVKIRLQVPSGLHGPKPRYTGTYNAYRIIATTEGLTGLWKGSTPNLTRIVIISCTELVTYDLMKEALVKNNYISDDVPCHFVSAVIAGFCTMVLSSPVDVVKTRSVNCLPGRYTSVSDCAMMMLTKEGPSAFFKGFVPSFL
- the UCP1 gene encoding mitochondrial brown fat uncoupling protein 1 isoform X5, whose amino-acid sequence is MVGLTASDVPPTMAVTIFSAGVAAGVADVITFPLDTAKVRLQIQCECQTSSAVRYKSVLGTITTLAKTRGPMKLYSGLPAGLQRQISFASLRISIYESIQEFFTTGKESSTPNLTRIVIISCTELVTYDLMKEALVKNNYISDDVPCHFVSAVIAGFCTMVLSSPVDVVKTRSVNCLPGRYTSVSDCAMMMLTKEGPSAFFKGFVPSFL
- the UCP1 gene encoding mitochondrial brown fat uncoupling protein 1 isoform X3, with protein sequence MVGLTASDVPPTMAVTIFSAGVAAGVADVITFPLDTAKVRLQIQCECQTSSAVRYKSVLGTITTLAKTRGPMKLYSGLPAGLQRQISFASLRISIYESIQEFFTTGKESNLGSRVSAGLTNGGVAVFIGQPTEVVKIRLQVPSGLHGPKPRYTGTYNAYRIIATTEGLTGLWKGSTPNLTRIVIISCTELVTYDLMKEALVKNKPISDDVPCHFVSAVIAGFCTMVLSSPVDVVKTRSVNCLPGRYTSVSDCAMMMLTKEGPSAFFKG
- the UCP1 gene encoding mitochondrial brown fat uncoupling protein 1 isoform X1; this encodes MVGLTASDVPPTMAVTIFSAGVAAGVADVITFPLDTAKVRLQIQCECQTSSAVRYKSVLGTITTLAKTRGPMKLYSGLPAGLQRQISFASLRISIYESIQEFFTTGKESNLGSRVSAGLTNGGVAVFIGQPTEVVKIRLQVPSGLHGPKPRYTGTYNAYRIIATTEGLTGLWKGSTPNLTRIVIISCTELVTYDLMKEALVKNNYISDDVPCHFVSAVIAGFCTMVLSSPVDVVKTRSVNCLPGRYTSVSDCAMMMLTKEGPSAFFKGFVPSFL
- the UCP1 gene encoding mitochondrial brown fat uncoupling protein 1 isoform X6, with protein sequence MVGLTASDVPPTMAVTIFSAGVAAGVADVITFPLDTAKVRLQIQCECQTSSAVRYKSVLGTITTLAKTRGPMKLYSGLPAGLQRQISFASLRISIYESIQEFFTTGKENDVPCHFVSAVIAGFCTMVLSSPVDVVKTRSVNCLPGRYTSVSDCAMMMLTKEGPSAFFKGFVPSFL